One part of the Bacteroidota bacterium genome encodes these proteins:
- a CDS encoding PorP/SprF family type IX secretion system membrane protein encodes MRMLFFKRHLLLIIICLLLNPFTKAQDIHFSQFYFNPTMLNPANIGVFKGDYRFTTNYKNQWQVVDDSYKTMFASAELALPAKRVGVGISFFNDKSGSAALKTNRVALGTSYTMRVSSNTSFYFGAEGAFGQKSISYNDNLKWDSQYNGNYYDPSLSSGELFGNQKKNYLDIGAGAAWSYINKFADFKSNAGLAVYHLNKPDISFYGTKEGNKLPAKIIANLNFQIRMGSGKNLFALPNLLLVRQGPFSEIIAGSMVKYIIGKDNASDLVYTDRTTSSAVMLGIHYRLRDAIIVNAAFELQKSLLLGFSYDVNVSKLRAATVFRGGLEVSLLYKGAFSN; translated from the coding sequence ATGCGTATGCTTTTTTTTAAGCGACATCTATTACTAATTATCATATGCTTACTACTCAATCCATTTACAAAGGCGCAAGACATACACTTTTCTCAATTCTATTTTAATCCTACCATGCTAAACCCTGCTAATATTGGCGTGTTTAAAGGAGATTATAGGTTTACGACCAATTATAAAAATCAATGGCAGGTAGTTGATGATAGTTATAAAACCATGTTTGCATCGGCAGAATTAGCTTTGCCTGCAAAGCGTGTGGGAGTTGGCATTAGTTTTTTTAATGACAAATCAGGAAGTGCAGCATTAAAAACGAATCGCGTAGCACTTGGAACATCTTATACAATGCGAGTTAGTAGCAATACGTCATTTTATTTTGGTGCGGAAGGAGCTTTTGGGCAAAAAAGTATTTCGTATAACGATAATTTAAAATGGGATAGCCAATACAACGGGAATTATTACGATCCATCCCTGTCATCGGGCGAATTGTTTGGCAATCAAAAGAAGAACTATTTGGATATTGGAGCTGGTGCGGCTTGGTCGTACATAAATAAGTTTGCCGATTTTAAATCAAATGCAGGTCTTGCTGTATACCATCTAAATAAGCCGGATATTAGTTTTTACGGAACCAAAGAAGGAAATAAATTACCAGCTAAAATAATTGCAAATTTAAATTTTCAAATTCGTATGGGCTCCGGTAAGAATTTGTTTGCATTGCCCAATCTCTTGCTTGTAAGGCAAGGCCCTTTTTCCGAGATTATTGCAGGAAGTATGGTTAAGTATATAATTGGAAAAGACAATGCCTCCGATTTGGTTTATACCGACCGAACAACTTCTTCTGCAGTTATGTTGGGAATACATTACAGATTAAGAGATGCGATAATTGTGAATGCTGCATTTGAGTTGCAAAAGTCTTTGTTACTAGGGTTTAGTTATGATGTCAATGTTTCTAAATTACGTGCTGCTACGGTCTTTCGTGGAGGCTTAGAAGTGTCATTGCTTTACAAAGGTGCATTTTCTAACTAG
- a CDS encoding gliding motility-associated C-terminal domain-containing protein, translating to MQATVVRKIFLVALLAFSAIVLKAQVPSFNMILNGDTTITECKGKVYDSGGPSGIYSANEHSIFRICSNSSVTLNFSFFDLEAGSDSLYVYDGTSLIGGYTGQVSPGAVTATSGCMVLVFVSDFALNKFGFAAQWTSVVAPPVPPTFSVSPQPACSTNTVDLLFSRNIHCDSLTINDFSVFSINNTLNPLTTAVAGLICVNDSTQSVRVTLSAPLTINCEYVVRVNYSMLDNCDSLWTFILRDTSLVNDCPFVITATALPSFSVCANTCTQVTASVAPTGCLAYNYYWSHGLPNGAVQSICPTASTIYTVSVQPAVGGPIQTKTILVSILSPTITFPGQDTTICQSVKAFTVLATPPGGSWSGAGMLITKPGTFNPDSAGGGLHTIYYTIGGQCKDSLRITVNAVDAGLAQASCPGAPSFMLSGGTPPGGAWSGTPFVTGGGLFNPSTIGSYTVVYTSPNGCTESKVVTVGSLNINSSRDTICESIRHYQLNFSPPGGTWLNNNWAFSDLINGIIQPQFMNPGNQNFVYSINGCTDTIKLYLKPSDVGGNFVVCQGTLADTLRIPDPPGGTWATVFQTFVGPSGLQTNWGFYDPSVPPNNSEEWFQYTAPNGCIDTLRIYTRSTEVSVDTLFYCSTDMDSVFLNAYRTPGGGLWTGPALISYPPVYDRKFYFKPSLAGPGLHTLLYTANNCTDTLRIVVYPGTLSFADTSVCSIMPTFPIDLQVIGNGIKWYGYGIVNADSGLFNPAITGSVTSTVYYTTRVNGCGASVDVTVYQFTAAQINGLNTTYCFNDSAFNLSVNPTGGVLSGPGIVGNTFNPSIAGNGAHQIVYYYVGSGGASCSTSDTIQVTVYPAITTTLTATNDSLCIGDNAIISLAATTGVPFANITYAWNNGLPAINTHQVFPSITTTYIVNTNDNCSDEKTDSITILVYPTFSQTATTTDTLCYGLSGTAAVTVVGAGSNYAYSWSTNPAKTTASITGLAGNIYTVKITDKNSGCFIDTVIKIPSYTKIKSLFSVNPKYACIPYEQRSLTMLDLSLNAQTGFWIFSNGDTIPFVKGVNPQITLQDPGNYSATLLIYNEGGCTDESSVDICILEPTSIFIPDIFSPNGDGLNDVFYVRGKGIRELKFVVYDRWGEKVFETKDSGIGWDGTFRGKDVPAGVYIWLVEAELFDETEISEKGNLTLVR from the coding sequence TTTGCTCCAATTCTAGTGTAACTCTTAATTTTTCGTTTTTTGATTTAGAGGCCGGGTCAGATTCATTGTACGTATATGATGGAACTTCATTGATAGGCGGATATACAGGACAGGTTTCTCCAGGTGCAGTAACCGCAACCTCGGGATGTATGGTGTTGGTCTTTGTGTCCGATTTTGCATTAAACAAGTTTGGTTTTGCAGCACAGTGGACGTCCGTTGTTGCTCCACCTGTGCCTCCTACATTCTCTGTATCTCCGCAACCTGCTTGTAGCACCAACACAGTCGATTTGTTATTCAGTAGAAATATTCATTGCGATTCGTTAACAATAAATGACTTTTCAGTGTTTAGTATTAATAACACATTAAACCCTCTTACCACAGCTGTAGCCGGTTTAATTTGTGTAAATGATAGTACTCAAAGTGTACGAGTTACACTAAGTGCGCCACTTACAATTAACTGTGAGTATGTGGTAAGAGTAAATTACAGTATGCTTGATAACTGCGATAGTTTGTGGACATTTATTTTGAGAGATACCTCACTTGTAAACGACTGCCCGTTCGTAATTACAGCGACAGCTCTTCCTAGCTTTTCTGTTTGCGCAAATACCTGTACACAGGTAACCGCATCAGTAGCGCCAACGGGTTGTTTAGCATACAATTATTATTGGAGTCATGGTTTGCCGAATGGCGCTGTACAATCTATTTGTCCTACCGCATCAACTATATATACTGTTTCTGTGCAGCCTGCTGTTGGTGGACCAATTCAAACAAAAACAATTTTAGTTTCTATTCTTTCGCCTACCATTACCTTCCCTGGACAAGACACTACTATTTGTCAATCGGTTAAAGCATTTACGGTTTTAGCAACACCACCGGGCGGCAGTTGGAGTGGCGCTGGAATGCTAATTACCAAGCCCGGCACATTTAATCCCGATTCTGCCGGAGGTGGCTTACATACTATTTATTATACTATTGGTGGACAGTGTAAAGATAGTTTGCGAATTACGGTTAATGCAGTTGATGCTGGGCTTGCTCAAGCTTCATGTCCGGGAGCTCCCTCATTTATGCTTTCCGGAGGTACTCCTCCGGGTGGCGCATGGTCAGGCACGCCATTTGTAACAGGTGGCGGATTGTTTAACCCCTCTACGATTGGCTCATATACGGTTGTTTACACATCCCCAAATGGATGTACCGAAAGTAAAGTTGTAACAGTTGGTTCGCTAAACATAAATAGCAGCAGAGATACTATTTGTGAATCAATAAGACATTATCAATTAAATTTCAGCCCACCGGGTGGTACGTGGCTTAACAACAATTGGGCTTTCTCCGATTTGATAAATGGTATAATTCAGCCGCAATTCATGAATCCCGGAAATCAAAATTTTGTTTACTCAATTAATGGATGTACAGATACGATAAAACTGTATTTAAAACCGTCTGATGTTGGAGGAAATTTTGTAGTGTGTCAAGGTACGTTGGCCGATACGTTGAGAATTCCTGACCCTCCCGGAGGCACATGGGCAACAGTTTTTCAAACTTTTGTTGGCCCTTCCGGCTTGCAAACCAATTGGGGGTTTTATGATCCCTCTGTTCCACCCAATAATTCAGAAGAGTGGTTTCAATATACCGCTCCAAATGGATGTATTGATACGCTTCGGATTTACACACGTAGTACTGAGGTGTCAGTTGATACGCTTTTTTATTGTTCCACTGATATGGATTCTGTTTTTCTTAATGCCTACAGAACTCCCGGTGGAGGGCTATGGACAGGGCCTGCGTTAATAAGCTATCCGCCAGTGTATGACAGAAAGTTTTATTTTAAACCCTCCTTAGCCGGACCAGGATTACACACATTACTCTATACTGCAAATAATTGTACAGATACCTTGCGCATTGTTGTTTATCCCGGCACATTGTCTTTTGCAGATACTTCTGTATGTTCCATCATGCCAACATTTCCCATCGACCTACAAGTTATAGGAAATGGAATTAAATGGTATGGATATGGAATTGTGAATGCCGACTCCGGCTTGTTTAATCCGGCAATTACTGGGTCGGTTACTTCTACAGTTTATTACACTACGCGTGTTAACGGATGCGGAGCATCTGTAGATGTTACTGTGTATCAATTTACAGCAGCACAAATAAATGGATTAAACACTACTTATTGTTTTAATGATAGTGCATTTAATTTATCTGTAAACCCAACAGGCGGTGTGCTTAGCGGTCCAGGTATTGTAGGAAATACCTTTAACCCTTCCATTGCTGGGAATGGAGCGCATCAGATTGTCTATTATTATGTAGGTTCCGGAGGTGCAAGTTGCTCGACTTCTGATACCATACAAGTTACCGTGTACCCCGCAATCACAACAACATTAACTGCTACAAACGATTCGTTGTGCATTGGAGATAATGCAATTATTTCCTTAGCTGCTACCACCGGAGTTCCGTTTGCAAATATTACATATGCATGGAATAACGGACTGCCTGCAATTAATACACATCAAGTATTTCCGAGCATCACTACCACGTATATAGTAAATACCAACGATAATTGTTCGGACGAAAAAACAGATTCTATAACAATTCTTGTTTATCCTACATTTTCTCAAACTGCAACTACCACAGATACCTTGTGTTATGGATTGTCTGGAACAGCTGCAGTTACTGTCGTTGGAGCCGGAAGTAATTATGCTTACTCATGGTCAACAAATCCTGCAAAAACTACCGCTTCTATTACAGGATTAGCAGGAAATATATATACAGTTAAAATAACAGATAAAAATTCAGGATGTTTTATTGATACCGTGATTAAGATTCCGAGCTACACTAAAATTAAATCACTTTTTTCTGTGAATCCTAAATACGCCTGTATTCCATACGAGCAAAGGAGTTTAACAATGCTTGATTTGAGTTTGAATGCACAAACAGGTTTTTGGATTTTTAGTAATGGAGATACAATTCCATTTGTTAAAGGGGTTAATCCTCAAATTACACTTCAAGATCCAGGCAATTACTCTGCTACACTATTAATATACAATGAAGGTGGCTGTACTGATGAATCTTCTGTTGATATTTGCATATTGGAGCCTACCTCTATTTTTATTCCTGATATATTTTCTCCGAACGGAGATGGATTGAATGATGTGTTTTATGTGCGAGGCAAGGGAATTAGAGAGTTAAAGTTTGTTGTGTACGATCGTTGGGGCGAAAAAGTATTTGAAACAAAAGATTCCGGTATAGGATGGGACGGTACATTTAGAGGCAAAGACGTTCCCGCGGGAGTTTATATTTGGCTTGTAGAGGCGGAGTTGTTCGATGAAACTGAAATTTCAGAGAAAGGCAATCTAACATTGGTAAGATAG